A segment of the Nostoc sp. TCL26-01 genome:
ATTAAGCTTTATCAGTAGGGAAATATAAAATAACACTTCTTGATCATGTGTAACAAGATGAGGGTAAATATTAGCTTAACTTACGGAAGCAATGATCAATTTCGACCAACTTCAAAATGCGATCGCTTACAGGCCGTTTAGCTATTAAGGGAGGCTTTTCCCCATTTTTTAACCATCAAAACGCTGATTTTCTATGGAACGCAACTCATGTCAGGCATAAGCCCATATTCTCTTTCTAAACAACCTCCGGTAATTTTGGTGGCTGATGATGACAAAACCATCCGAGTATTGTTGCGTGAAGCTATGGAGCAAGAAGGTTATCGAGTCATAGAAGTGACAGATGGTAAGCAATGTTTAGATGCCTACGAGACTGTTCAACCAGATATAGTTTTGCTGGATGCGATGATGCCTGTCATGGATGGTTTTACTTGTTGTCGCCAATTACTCCAAGTCGCCCGGAATAAATTAATTTCTGCTTTAGCAAATTTAGATACTGATTCTGGCTTGGGTAATACTGTGATTTCTAAATTATGGGAACGTACTCCTATATTGATGATTACTAGTTTGAATGATCCAGAATCTGTAGATCGTGCTTTTGAAGCAGGCGCAACTGATTACATTACTAAGCCTATTCATTGGGCAGTTTTACGTCAGCGATTACGTAGATTGCTACAACAAGCACAAGTTTATAAACAGTTAGAAGCAGCAAATTTAGCTTTACAAGAGTTAGCTAATGTAGATGGACTGACTGGTCTAGCTAATCGCCGACGCTTTGATAATTACCTCAATGCACAATGGATTAATTTAGCGCAAGAAGGTGCGGCTTTATCTCTAATTTTGTGTGATATCGACTTTTTTAAATTTTATAATGATGAGTATGGACATCCGGCGGGAGATGTTTGCTTACAAAAAGTAGGTGTAGTTTTAGACCACAAGGCACAAAAACATAGAGATTTGGTAGCCCGTTACGGTGGTGAAGAATTTGCTGTGATCATGCCATATACCCATGCAGATGGTGCAATGTATGTCGCTAATGTCATGCAAGCTAGTGTGAGAAATTTACGCATTCCTCATCATCAATCTGCTGTGAGTTCACACATTACTCTGAGTATGGGCGTAGCTACGATAACTCCTACGTGGGATTCTTCACCGGCTGACCTAATTGCTGTGGCTGATAAAGCGCTTTATCAAGCAAAGGCCACAGGACGGAATCGGATTTGTCAATGGGGAAATAATTTGTAATTCGTAATTCGTAATACCCTACGGGTTCGCCGTAAGGCGTTCTCGAAGAGTAGGCTTGCGCCTACGTAATTCGTAATACCGCTATGCGGAAGCAAGCTACGTAATACCTACGGGTTCGCCGTGTTCGCGTAGCGTCTGCGTCAGGAGAAGAGTAGGCTTGCGCTTACATAATTTGTGATTCACCCTGATTGTGAATTGTTTAAGCAGGATAGACGGGGAGTGTAAAATGGAACCATGCACCGCCATGAGGGTTGGAGTCTACCCAAATTTGTCCATAGTGCGCCCTGATAATACGTTGGCAAAGACAAAGACCAATCCCATAACCTTCGGTTCCGGCATCTCGTTCTAGGCGATAATGATTTTCAAATATTAGCTCTCGATTTTCTACAGGAATACCGGGGCCAGTATCACCTATGCTAAATTGCACTTTTTGCGTGGTACGGTGTAATCCAGCAATGCTAATTTTGCCGCCTTGGGGTGTGTATTTAATAGCATTGTCCAAGAGATTTATCAGTACTTGGCGGATGCGTTCAGGGTCGGCATAAACAGATGGTAAGTCTTTGGGGATGTCTGTTTCGATTTTTTGCGCTTTGGTGGTGTAGCGATCGCGCAACTCTTCTAATATATCTAAACACAGTCTACCCAATTCGGTTTTTTGGGGTATAATGGTGAACTCAGTATCTTTACCTCTACCCACCTGCAACAAATCCGCAATCATTTTATCAATTGTCTTAGTTTGAGTGCGGGCTTGTTTTAATAAATGGGCGGTTAAGGCTGGTTTTAAGCGGGTAAATTCTCCTGTATCTGGGTTGTAGTTGGATTGTAGTGTTTCGATAGCGATCGCCGCCGCCGTCAAAGGATTGCGGAGATCGTGAGCAAGCATAGCAATGACTCTATCTTTAAATTGCAACTGCTCTAGAAGTTTTTCTTTTTCTTGTTTGAGATGAAAAATTTCGTCTGAAAGTCGCATCAGTTCGGCAGAAACGGCAACAGACCGGATTGTCGATTTCGATGGGGATGCCCGACCATTGTCATCTGCACGTTCTTGTAACTCTTCTTGCAACTTTAAGTAGGATTCGACGGCTGTTTGCCAGCGAGGCCACCAATTTTTCAGTTGAGTTATGATGTTGCTTCCAGCCAGGACTTGTCTGGGTTCTGGGTGAATTTTGATTAAAGCTGGCGTTGCCACTAGTTTAAAGTGTTCTGCCAGATAAGGTTGTTGTCCAACGTCAATGATTTGGAGTTCAAAATTATACTCAGCCTCTAATTCTTTTAAGTAAGCACGGATACGCTGCACCTGTTGTTTGGACTTAGGTCGTCCATCAATAAATAGCAACAGCTGGAGTGGAGCCTCAGAATAA
Coding sequences within it:
- a CDS encoding histidine kinase codes for the protein MPKHDYMQVSQDQPIYSEAPLQLLLFIDGRPKSKQQVQRIRAYLKELEAEYNFELQIIDVGQQPYLAEHFKLVATPALIKIHPEPRQVLAGSNIITQLKNWWPRWQTAVESYLKLQEELQERADDNGRASPSKSTIRSVAVSAELMRLSDEIFHLKQEKEKLLEQLQFKDRVIAMLAHDLRNPLTAAAIAIETLQSNYNPDTGEFTRLKPALTAHLLKQARTQTKTIDKMIADLLQVGRGKDTEFTIIPQKTELGRLCLDILEELRDRYTTKAQKIETDIPKDLPSVYADPERIRQVLINLLDNAIKYTPQGGKISIAGLHRTTQKVQFSIGDTGPGIPVENRELIFENHYRLERDAGTEGYGIGLCLCQRIIRAHYGQIWVDSNPHGGAWFHFTLPVYPA
- a CDS encoding PleD family two-component system response regulator — its product is MSGISPYSLSKQPPVILVADDDKTIRVLLREAMEQEGYRVIEVTDGKQCLDAYETVQPDIVLLDAMMPVMDGFTCCRQLLQVARNKLISALANLDTDSGLGNTVISKLWERTPILMITSLNDPESVDRAFEAGATDYITKPIHWAVLRQRLRRLLQQAQVYKQLEAANLALQELANVDGLTGLANRRRFDNYLNAQWINLAQEGAALSLILCDIDFFKFYNDEYGHPAGDVCLQKVGVVLDHKAQKHRDLVARYGGEEFAVIMPYTHADGAMYVANVMQASVRNLRIPHHQSAVSSHITLSMGVATITPTWDSSPADLIAVADKALYQAKATGRNRICQWGNNL